The proteins below come from a single Acidobacteriota bacterium genomic window:
- a CDS encoding Ig-like domain-containing protein — MQKLISATLILAIYLGFIAPASMVAHGQVIGRAMEQRMKDVPGGLKFRLSEGVEGAETREKQQLPSTDPISEKEKADLLKRIPEIKAATDDQTDFAKRVGTLPAPKTGNKLPVKFPSDDGRGTPKVDTSGQTLQVIRWSPEGEVPLAPDLNVTFSHPMVAVTSQEQAAKVTPVELTPQVEGNWRWLGTKTLMFDTTKRFPMATKFTARVPAGTKSATGQVLAKDFTWTFTTPPPKVEQMIPNGGITKRDALMYLSFDQDVNPEVVLRTISVIAGGKKLPIRLATEAEINADSTINYTSKQAQPKRWLAFRALNSDGLTENALPAASTIQVTVEKGTASAEGPLTTTAAQSFAFQTYTALKFNGGWCGWRENKNCTPFTNWALEFNNSLDASKFTKEMIKVEPAVEGLQIYPSGNYVYINGYKKGKTTYTITVDGAISDIFGQSLGKNATATIKVGSADSNLYAQGGFMTVMDPNAKATFSIYSTNHNSAKVKLYQVRPEDWPMFQDYVRHINYDDGKRPAIPGKLVSDKTVNIAAKPDEMVETRIDVSPALDGGFGNVIIDIEPTVKRDKYDRTRVFTWLQATQIGLDAFVDSTELVGFASDLKTGKSLSGVELSIFPNGKGVVSGNVAETEDKGILQTVWDWVTGAGGPSAGETESINEDGTAAEVETITEAQTNRTGENGIMRLQLPDTASPSSQNILIARRGKDVSFLPENADYYWQQSGNWFKKAQPDYLRWFVFDDRKMYKPKEEVAVKGYIRKVTGGKFGDVEGLGDGASGVKYSIKDPRNNEIGKGTANLNAFGAFDFKFTLPDNANLGNCRIEMSTSSSYSGNTYYHEFQIQEFRRPEFEVTSKVETEAPHFVGGKALLSVEAKYYAGGGLANAETNWTVTATPTNFTPPNRDDYTFGTWTPWWRGDIYGGGYYGGNSQYFKGVTDAGGKHLLKIDFESVKPPRPYTITAASSVMDVNRQAWSSTTSLLVHPADLYVGIRTPRTFVQKGEKMEVETIVSDLDGKLVAGKDADIKAVLKDWVFDKGSWSEKVIDEQNCTVKSTDKAQKCLFFAKQGGRYTITATVMDDRERFNESELTIWVPGGKQPPKRNVEQEEVQIIPSKKDFAPGDVAELLVIAPFTPAEGVLTLRRDGIVKTERFSMKDSSITLKIPLEEKYLPNIYAQVDLVGAEERSNDKGEVDPKLAKRPAFASGNINLAISTASRKLTVSSEPVDKTLVPGGETKVNIQVKDSRGEPVANSEVAVVVVDESVLALSRYVIGNPMDTFYTARATGVTDHHSRQQILLGNPEDIKLAPPPPATEGAMMDAGIATQNMPSGVLGRAAAKPSAMKKEANRAVERDEFSAEEKAQSPDTPINLRQNFNALAKFSPSVRTDSNGRAVVDIKLPDNLTRYRITAVAVDTGKRFGKSESNITAKQPLMVRPSAPRFMNFGDKADLPVVIQNQTNKDMAVDIVVRATNAAFVSVPPAVAGGASNPGATTPPATAGGTGSAGRRVLIKANDRAEVRFPVTTIKAGTARFQFAVSSGKFSDAAEISLPVWTPATTEAFATYGTTDQNGAIIQPVQTPGDVYPQFGGLDVTTSSTQLQELTDAFLYLTNYPYACSEQISSRMISIAAMRDVLSAFKAKDMPTKEQLESYYARDIEILQSRQRSDGSFGLWKRDKERYEYPFLTIHVAHALALAKQKGYKVPDDMLNKTKPYLKDVEKHFDEWYKNSPEVRWTISAYALYIRDLMGDKDAAKAKKLLAEATIEKMPFEALGWVLSVLANDPGSKVEVEAIIRHLMNRTTETAATANFVTNYGDGAWLIMYSNRRADGVLLEAMIKADPKNDLIPKLVRGLLDHRTKGAWSNTQENVFILLALDKYFNAFEKVTPDFVTRVWLGNTYAGEQVFKGRSIDSNEINIPMSYLVDQGGTSNLILDKQGAGRLYYRIGMKYAPKNLKLDPADYGFTVLRKYEAVDDKADVKQNPDGSWTIKAGARVRVRLTMVAQARRYHVALVDPLPAGLEVLNPGLAVTEAIPADNNATSVLEVGSRSIGRNYYWWRQNWFEHQNFRDERAEAFTGLLWEGVYNYSYVTRATTPGVFVVPPAKAEEMYHPETFGRTGTDFVRVE, encoded by the coding sequence ATGCAAAAGCTTATTTCAGCGACGTTAATATTAGCTATTTATCTGGGATTTATTGCGCCCGCGAGCATGGTTGCTCACGGTCAGGTTATTGGGAGGGCGATGGAACAGCGTATGAAAGATGTGCCCGGCGGGCTGAAATTCAGACTTAGCGAAGGTGTCGAAGGTGCGGAAACGCGTGAGAAACAGCAGCTGCCCTCGACCGACCCGATCAGCGAAAAGGAAAAGGCCGACCTGCTAAAACGCATTCCTGAGATCAAGGCCGCGACGGACGATCAGACCGATTTTGCCAAACGCGTCGGGACGCTGCCCGCGCCGAAGACTGGCAACAAACTGCCTGTTAAGTTCCCATCGGACGACGGCCGCGGTACGCCGAAGGTCGATACTTCGGGGCAGACGTTGCAGGTCATCCGCTGGTCGCCTGAGGGGGAAGTTCCGCTGGCTCCGGATCTGAATGTGACGTTTTCGCATCCGATGGTTGCTGTCACTTCACAGGAACAGGCAGCGAAAGTGACGCCCGTCGAACTGACGCCCCAGGTCGAAGGCAACTGGCGTTGGCTGGGGACGAAGACGCTGATGTTCGACACGACGAAGCGTTTTCCGATGGCGACGAAGTTTACGGCTCGCGTTCCCGCAGGTACGAAATCAGCCACCGGACAGGTTTTGGCAAAAGATTTTACATGGACTTTCACTACTCCGCCGCCGAAGGTCGAGCAGATGATACCGAATGGCGGTATCACAAAACGCGATGCGTTGATGTATCTGTCATTCGATCAGGATGTGAATCCTGAAGTAGTTTTGCGGACGATCTCGGTCATTGCTGGCGGAAAGAAACTGCCGATACGTCTCGCAACCGAAGCTGAGATCAATGCAGACAGCACGATCAACTATACGTCGAAACAAGCGCAGCCGAAGCGTTGGTTAGCTTTTCGCGCATTAAATTCGGACGGTTTGACCGAGAATGCGTTACCCGCGGCGTCGACGATCCAGGTGACGGTTGAAAAGGGAACTGCTTCGGCTGAAGGGCCTTTGACGACGACGGCGGCACAGTCGTTTGCGTTTCAGACATACACGGCACTGAAATTCAACGGCGGCTGGTGTGGTTGGCGTGAGAACAAGAACTGCACGCCCTTCACGAACTGGGCTCTCGAATTCAACAACTCGCTCGACGCTTCGAAATTTACCAAGGAAATGATCAAGGTCGAGCCGGCGGTCGAGGGCTTGCAGATCTATCCTTCGGGAAATTACGTCTACATCAACGGTTACAAAAAGGGCAAAACGACCTACACGATCACGGTTGACGGTGCGATCTCGGATATTTTTGGCCAGAGCCTCGGTAAGAACGCGACGGCGACGATCAAGGTCGGTTCGGCGGATTCGAATCTTTACGCTCAGGGCGGTTTTATGACCGTGATGGATCCGAACGCGAAGGCGACGTTCTCGATCTATTCGACCAATCACAACTCCGCAAAGGTCAAGCTTTATCAGGTCCGCCCTGAAGATTGGCCGATGTTTCAGGACTATGTCCGCCACATCAACTATGACGATGGAAAGCGTCCGGCGATCCCGGGAAAGCTGGTCTCGGACAAAACGGTGAACATCGCCGCTAAACCGGACGAGATGGTCGAGACCCGGATCGACGTTTCGCCGGCGCTCGACGGCGGCTTCGGCAACGTCATCATCGACATCGAACCGACCGTCAAACGCGACAAATACGACCGTACGCGAGTTTTTACGTGGCTGCAGGCAACACAGATCGGTTTGGATGCATTTGTTGACAGCACGGAACTTGTCGGTTTTGCGTCGGACCTTAAAACCGGCAAATCACTGTCGGGAGTTGAGCTTTCGATCTTTCCCAACGGGAAAGGTGTTGTCAGCGGAAATGTTGCTGAAACCGAAGACAAAGGAATTCTGCAAACGGTCTGGGATTGGGTAACCGGAGCCGGCGGACCGAGTGCCGGTGAGACAGAATCGATCAACGAGGACGGCACTGCTGCCGAGGTCGAGACGATAACCGAGGCTCAGACGAACCGGACCGGCGAGAATGGCATTATGCGGCTGCAACTTCCGGATACGGCGTCCCCAAGCTCGCAGAATATTCTCATTGCTAGACGCGGTAAAGATGTTTCGTTCCTGCCGGAAAATGCCGATTATTATTGGCAGCAGTCGGGTAATTGGTTCAAAAAAGCACAGCCTGATTACCTGCGTTGGTTCGTATTTGACGACCGCAAAATGTACAAGCCGAAAGAGGAAGTCGCGGTAAAAGGCTACATTCGCAAGGTCACGGGCGGCAAGTTCGGCGATGTCGAAGGGCTCGGCGATGGTGCGAGTGGCGTGAAGTATTCGATCAAAGATCCCCGAAATAACGAGATCGGAAAAGGTACGGCAAATCTCAACGCTTTCGGTGCGTTCGATTTCAAATTCACGCTGCCTGACAACGCAAATCTGGGCAATTGCCGGATCGAGATGTCGACGAGCAGTTCGTATTCGGGAAATACGTATTATCACGAATTTCAGATACAGGAATTTCGCCGGCCGGAATTTGAGGTGACGAGCAAGGTCGAGACCGAGGCTCCGCACTTTGTCGGCGGCAAGGCTTTGCTGTCGGTCGAGGCAAAATACTACGCCGGCGGCGGCCTTGCGAACGCCGAGACCAACTGGACCGTGACCGCTACTCCGACGAATTTCACACCGCCGAACCGTGACGATTACACGTTCGGCACGTGGACGCCGTGGTGGCGAGGCGATATTTATGGCGGTGGTTATTACGGCGGGAATTCGCAGTATTTCAAAGGAGTAACTGATGCGGGCGGCAAGCATTTGCTGAAAATCGATTTTGAATCGGTCAAACCACCGCGTCCGTACACGATCACCGCCGCTTCGTCGGTGATGGACGTCAACCGCCAGGCGTGGTCGAGTACGACTTCGCTGCTGGTACATCCGGCCGATCTTTATGTCGGGATCCGAACGCCGCGAACTTTCGTCCAAAAGGGCGAGAAGATGGAGGTTGAAACGATCGTTTCCGACCTCGACGGGAAACTTGTCGCCGGCAAGGACGCCGATATCAAGGCTGTTCTCAAAGATTGGGTCTTCGACAAGGGAAGCTGGAGCGAAAAGGTCATTGACGAGCAGAACTGCACCGTCAAATCGACCGATAAGGCACAGAAATGCTTGTTCTTCGCGAAACAGGGTGGACGCTACACGATCACCGCAACCGTGATGGACGACCGCGAGCGGTTCAATGAGAGCGAACTGACGATCTGGGTTCCGGGCGGAAAACAGCCGCCGAAACGGAATGTCGAGCAGGAAGAAGTGCAGATCATCCCGTCGAAAAAGGATTTTGCACCCGGCGATGTTGCCGAGCTGCTCGTGATCGCACCGTTCACCCCAGCCGAAGGCGTCCTGACTTTGCGCCGCGACGGCATCGTGAAAACCGAGCGTTTCTCGATGAAGGATTCGTCGATCACGCTAAAAATTCCGCTTGAAGAAAAATATCTGCCGAACATCTACGCTCAGGTCGATCTGGTCGGGGCTGAAGAGCGTTCGAATGACAAGGGCGAGGTCGATCCGAAGCTCGCGAAACGCCCGGCATTCGCGTCGGGGAATATCAATCTCGCGATCTCAACTGCTTCGCGCAAACTGACCGTTTCGAGCGAGCCTGTGGACAAAACACTCGTCCCCGGCGGCGAGACGAAGGTCAACATTCAGGTCAAGGACAGTCGCGGCGAACCTGTTGCAAACAGTGAAGTTGCGGTCGTCGTGGTAGACGAGAGTGTACTCGCTTTGTCGCGATACGTGATCGGAAATCCTATGGACACGTTCTACACGGCACGGGCGACCGGAGTGACGGATCATCATTCGAGGCAGCAGATATTGCTTGGAAATCCGGAGGATATTAAGCTAGCCCCGCCTCCACCAGCCACCGAAGGCGCGATGATGGACGCAGGTATCGCAACTCAAAATATGCCGAGCGGGGTTTTGGGCAGGGCTGCGGCAAAGCCTTCGGCGATGAAAAAGGAAGCAAATCGAGCCGTCGAGCGTGACGAGTTTTCGGCGGAAGAGAAAGCTCAATCACCAGACACGCCGATAAATCTCCGTCAGAATTTCAACGCCCTTGCTAAATTCTCGCCATCGGTTCGCACCGATTCCAATGGCCGTGCGGTGGTTGATATCAAGCTGCCTGATAATCTGACGCGGTATCGCATCACGGCGGTCGCGGTCGATACGGGCAAACGGTTTGGTAAATCGGAATCGAACATCACGGCCAAACAGCCGCTGATGGTGCGGCCCTCGGCTCCGAGGTTTATGAACTTCGGCGATAAGGCTGACCTGCCGGTCGTTATCCAGAATCAGACGAATAAGGATATGGCGGTGGACATTGTTGTGAGGGCGACTAATGCGGCGTTCGTGTCGGTACCACCTGCGGTAGCGGGTGGGGCCTCGAACCCCGGCGCCACAACCCCGCCCGCTACCGCAGGCGGTACTGGCAGTGCGGGTCGACGCGTTCTGATCAAGGCCAACGACCGTGCCGAGGTTCGTTTTCCGGTCACGACGATCAAAGCCGGAACGGCGAGATTCCAGTTCGCGGTCTCATCCGGCAAATTCAGCGATGCGGCTGAAATTAGCTTACCGGTTTGGACACCGGCGACGACTGAGGCTTTTGCGACCTATGGCACGACGGATCAGAACGGGGCGATAATTCAGCCGGTGCAGACGCCGGGCGATGTTTATCCGCAGTTTGGTGGTTTGGATGTTACGACGTCGTCGACACAGCTTCAGGAGCTGACCGATGCGTTCCTATATCTAACGAATTATCCGTACGCCTGCTCAGAGCAGATATCATCGCGAATGATCTCGATCGCCGCGATGCGTGACGTTCTGTCGGCTTTCAAGGCTAAGGACATGCCGACCAAGGAACAGCTCGAGTCATACTACGCCCGCGATATCGAGATCCTGCAGTCGCGACAGCGAAGCGACGGCAGCTTTGGCCTGTGGAAGCGTGACAAGGAGCGTTATGAATATCCATTCCTCACGATCCACGTCGCTCACGCTCTGGCTCTCGCCAAACAGAAAGGCTACAAGGTGCCCGACGACATGCTCAACAAGACCAAGCCTTATCTCAAGGACGTCGAGAAGCATTTTGACGAATGGTATAAAAATTCCCCCGAAGTCCGCTGGACGATCTCGGCATACGCTTTGTACATCCGAGACCTGATGGGCGACAAGGACGCGGCGAAGGCGAAGAAATTGCTGGCCGAAGCCACGATAGAGAAAATGCCTTTTGAGGCGTTGGGATGGGTGCTTTCGGTACTGGCGAACGATCCGGGATCGAAAGTCGAGGTCGAAGCGATCATCAGACATCTGATGAACCGCACGACCGAGACGGCGGCGACCGCTAACTTCGTCACCAACTACGGCGATGGTGCATGGCTCATCATGTACTCGAACCGCCGTGCCGACGGCGTCTTGCTCGAGGCGATGATCAAAGCAGATCCAAAGAACGACCTCATTCCGAAGCTCGTCCGCGGCCTGCTCGATCACCGGACCAAAGGTGCATGGTCGAATACGCAGGAGAACGTCTTTATCCTGCTGGCGCTCGATAAGTACTTCAACGCGTTTGAAAAGGTCACGCCGGATTTTGTGACCCGCGTCTGGCTCGGCAATACGTATGCGGGCGAACAGGTGTTCAAGGGACGTTCGATCGATTCGAACGAGATCAACATTCCGATGTCGTATCTCGTCGATCAGGGCGGAACGTCGAACCTGATCCTTGACAAACAAGGTGCCGGACGGCTCTATTACCGCATCGGCATGAAATACGCCCCGAAAAACCTGAAACTCGATCCGGCTGATTACGGATTTACGGTTCTCAGAAAATACGAGGCGGTCGATGACAAGGCCGACGTCAAGCAAAATCCCGACGGAAGCTGGACGATCAAAGCCGGTGCGAGGGTACGAGTCAGGCTAACGATGGTTGCACAGGCTCGCCGTTATCACGTCGCCCTGGTCGATCCACTGCCCGCCGGACTTGAAGTGCTAAATCCCGGCCTCGCCGTTACCGAAGCGATCCCGGCCGACAACAACGCGACCAGCGTTCTCGAAGTCGGCAGCCGCTCGATCGGCCGCAACTATTACTGGTGGCGTCAAAACTGGTTCGAACACCAAAACTTCCGGGACGAACGAGCCGAAGCGTTTACCGGCTTGCTCTGGGAAGGTGTTTATAACTACTCGTACGTCACTCGTGCGACGACGCCGGGTGTGTTCGTAGTTCCACCAGCGAAAGCCGAGGAGATGTATCATCCGGAGACGTTCGGACGGACGGGAACTGATTTTGTAAGGGTTGAATAG
- a CDS encoding PspA/IM30 family protein, with the protein MGLWARISRVFRASTGAALDKIENPELVLQQTIRDMRDRVPELNNSVAQVMATERLLLKQKENLSSQVVDLDSKIKASVKMGRDDIATAYIGQLQQAQIDLERTSAQAEQAQISSKQALKARDNYVLNMKKRSAEAMQLISAAKQAKLQEQLAQTMDTFNIGDDSSTFNEMREKIDRRVAAAEAKLQLGASNVDAQMQDIEREAMDIQMQDKLLEYKAQMGMLGAGTPEPSKQISANSSVQEAEVLNTSIFDETNEKSHSN; encoded by the coding sequence ATGGGATTGTGGGCAAGAATCAGTAGAGTTTTTCGGGCGAGTACGGGAGCGGCGTTAGACAAGATCGAGAATCCGGAACTCGTGCTGCAGCAGACGATCCGCGACATGCGCGATCGCGTACCGGAATTGAACAATTCCGTCGCACAGGTCATGGCGACTGAGCGTTTGCTGCTCAAGCAGAAAGAGAATCTCTCGAGCCAGGTCGTTGACCTCGATTCCAAAATCAAAGCCTCAGTAAAAATGGGCCGCGACGACATTGCGACCGCCTACATCGGTCAGCTCCAGCAGGCTCAGATCGATCTCGAACGGACCTCAGCTCAGGCTGAGCAGGCACAGATCTCTTCGAAACAGGCACTAAAGGCACGAGACAACTACGTGCTGAACATGAAGAAACGCAGTGCCGAGGCGATGCAGCTGATCAGTGCCGCCAAACAGGCGAAACTGCAGGAACAGCTTGCCCAGACGATGGACACGTTCAACATCGGCGACGATTCCTCGACATTCAACGAAATGCGAGAAAAGATCGACCGCCGCGTTGCCGCAGCCGAAGCCAAATTACAGCTCGGAGCCAGCAACGTCGACGCCCAGATGCAGGACATCGAACGCGAGGCGATGGACATTCAGATGCAGGACAAACTGCTCGAATATAAGGCACAAATGGGAATGCTTGGTGCCGGAACCCCCGAGCCGAGCAAGCAGATCTCGGCAAATTCCAGCGTTCAGGAAGCCGAAGTTCTAAATACATCGATATTTGATGAAACAAACGAAAAAAGTCATTCGAACTGA
- a CDS encoding MogA/MoaB family molybdenum cofactor biosynthesis protein yields MKEKFIKVAIITVSDTRKLENDMSGNRLAELLTAEGAAIVEKLIITDDLGDLTQTLHSLAQRDDINLIITTGGTGFAPRDNTPEATRAVIEREAPGLAEAMRRETALKTPTAMLSRGVCGIRGNTLIINLPGSPKGVEECFEVIRLVLGHAIAQIAGDTAH; encoded by the coding sequence ATGAAAGAAAAATTTATTAAGGTAGCCATTATCACTGTCAGCGATACGCGCAAACTTGAAAACGACATGTCGGGAAATCGACTCGCCGAGTTGCTAACGGCGGAGGGAGCCGCAATCGTGGAGAAATTGATCATTACCGATGATCTCGGTGATCTCACCCAAACTCTTCATTCGCTTGCCCAGCGTGACGACATCAATTTGATCATAACCACCGGCGGAACAGGCTTTGCCCCTCGCGATAATACGCCTGAGGCAACAAGGGCCGTTATCGAGCGGGAAGCCCCGGGCCTCGCCGAAGCAATGCGTCGGGAAACCGCGTTAAAAACGCCGACAGCAATGCTTTCACGGGGCGTCTGCGGTATTCGCGGGAATACTCTGATCATCAATCTTCCGGGTTCGCCGAAGGGCGTGGAGGAATGCTTCGAGGTCATTCGTCTGGTTCTCGGCCACGCGATCGCGCAGATCGCGGGCGATACCGCACACTGA
- a CDS encoding DMT family transporter produces the protein MDSKPKFLTAGVRSMFLSTLAFFAANVCVKQVAHIPAMETVFFRCILATFFCIVILKREKASVIGQNHMMLFLRGLFGTTALFCFFLTIQHMPLASAQTIQYVSPIFTATIAIFVLKESVMPPQWLFYAIAFVGVLLIERFDARISPFYLALGLISAFCSGMAYNLVRSLRGKEHPLTVVLHFQLVGAVLGFISLFFQWEMPHGWDWLYLFLIGVFSQIGQMFLTNALQRERIAGVAIINYTGLIYAITIGWFVFGESQGMEALFGMALVVVGVLLSVSYSRRQDRRLEEIEATAA, from the coding sequence TTGGACTCCAAACCGAAATTCCTGACCGCCGGCGTGAGATCGATGTTCCTGTCGACACTCGCGTTTTTTGCTGCAAATGTATGTGTGAAACAGGTCGCGCATATTCCGGCGATGGAAACGGTCTTCTTTAGGTGCATCCTCGCGACATTCTTTTGTATTGTGATCCTGAAACGTGAGAAGGCAAGCGTTATCGGGCAGAATCACATGATGCTTTTTCTGCGCGGCCTGTTTGGGACAACCGCCCTGTTCTGTTTTTTTCTAACGATCCAGCACATGCCGCTCGCCTCGGCTCAGACAATACAATACGTCTCGCCCATCTTTACCGCTACAATTGCAATTTTTGTTCTAAAGGAAAGCGTTATGCCGCCGCAATGGCTTTTTTATGCGATCGCCTTTGTCGGCGTTTTGCTTATCGAACGGTTCGACGCGAGAATATCGCCGTTTTATCTGGCACTCGGCCTGATATCGGCGTTTTGCTCGGGCATGGCGTACAATCTGGTGCGAAGCCTGCGTGGCAAGGAGCATCCACTGACGGTCGTCCTGCATTTTCAGCTCGTCGGAGCTGTGCTTGGTTTCATCAGCCTTTTTTTCCAATGGGAAATGCCGCACGGGTGGGATTGGCTGTATCTATTCCTGATAGGCGTATTTTCGCAGATCGGCCAAATGTTTCTCACGAACGCCCTCCAACGCGAACGCATCGCGGGCGTTGCGATCATTAACTACACAGGTTTGATCTATGCCATTACAATAGGCTGGTTCGTCTTTGGCGAATCGCAGGGAATGGAGGCTTTGTTTGGAATGGCTTTGGTGGTCGTTGGCGTGCTGCTCAGCGTATCATACAGTAGGAGACAAGACAGGCGGCTCGAAGAAATAGAGGCGACCGCTGCTTAG
- a CDS encoding FeoB-associated Cys-rich membrane protein — protein sequence MNIQTIIVIAIIIAAALYAGSLVAKRVLSFSPKKGCGTDCGCNGASKNLPS from the coding sequence ATGAATATCCAAACGATCATCGTCATCGCAATCATTATCGCCGCCGCTCTTTACGCGGGCAGTTTGGTCGCTAAACGGGTCCTTTCATTCTCCCCAAAAAAGGGATGCGGCACCGACTGCGGTTGCAACGGGGCGTCGAAAAATTTACCCTCATAG
- the feoB gene encoding ferrous iron transport protein B, with protein MNAIAQKSQITIALAGNPNAGKTTLFNSLTGLKQKVANYPGVTVERKEGPWNLGDETANLIDLPGLYSLDATSLDEQIASDIIRGKQEGIPKPDAIVAVVDATNLERNLYLVTQIMEHGIPVVIALTMIDVFEKQKHEIDIEMLSVLLKTPIVAVNVKKGRGIEELAARVKDVLFTTPDIHDIFVDTDGEEGATGRIFARYNFISNAVQESVWHSDQSQHRLSEKIDKVLTHKVFGLVILIAVLLVVFQTIFSWSSLPMDLLERGFGAVSDLVRAEMPPGILTDLIADGIIAGVGGVVVFLPQILLLFLFISLLEDSGYMARAAFLLDKLMSRVGLHGKAFLPLFSSFACAIPGIMATRTIESRRDRFATIMIAPFMSCSARLPVYTLMIAAFFAGQTVFGFISVGALLMLAMYALGIFVAIIAAFILKRTLLIAPPPPFLMEMPPYRVPNLRTVIQNMITRAWLFLKRAGTVILAISIILWALMYFPRSPQPVPVAVAGNEQGTTVGDQPLTKNEPLPEGEQLKHSFAGKLGHVIEPVISPLGFDWKIGVALIASFAAREVLVSTLSIIYNVGKDENEESETLIAAVRDAKREDGRLAWTPLTALTLMVFFVLAMQCMSTLAVVRRETNSWRWPAFMLAYMTGLAYAAAFATYQGGRLLGFE; from the coding sequence ATGAACGCAATCGCACAGAAATCGCAGATAACCATCGCGCTTGCCGGTAACCCAAATGCCGGCAAGACGACCCTCTTTAACTCTCTCACCGGACTCAAACAAAAAGTAGCAAACTATCCCGGGGTTACTGTCGAACGCAAGGAAGGTCCATGGAATCTAGGAGACGAAACCGCAAATCTTATAGACCTTCCGGGCCTCTACAGCCTCGATGCGACATCGCTCGACGAACAGATCGCGAGTGATATCATTCGCGGCAAGCAGGAGGGAATTCCTAAACCTGATGCGATCGTCGCGGTAGTTGACGCAACAAATCTCGAACGAAACCTCTACCTCGTTACGCAGATCATGGAGCATGGCATTCCGGTCGTCATCGCTCTGACGATGATCGATGTTTTTGAAAAACAGAAACATGAGATCGACATCGAAATGCTCAGTGTTCTGCTCAAAACGCCGATCGTTGCGGTGAATGTTAAAAAAGGCCGCGGGATCGAAGAACTCGCTGCGAGAGTTAAGGATGTCTTGTTTACGACGCCGGATATACACGATATTTTCGTGGATACAGATGGCGAAGAAGGTGCAACCGGAAGGATCTTTGCACGTTATAACTTCATCTCGAACGCAGTCCAGGAATCAGTCTGGCACAGTGACCAGTCGCAACACCGTTTATCGGAAAAGATCGATAAGGTGTTGACCCATAAAGTTTTCGGATTGGTGATATTGATCGCGGTACTGCTTGTTGTTTTTCAAACGATCTTCTCTTGGTCGAGCCTGCCGATGGATCTGCTGGAGCGAGGGTTCGGTGCGGTCAGCGATCTAGTCAGGGCTGAAATGCCGCCGGGAATTCTAACGGACCTGATCGCCGATGGAATAATCGCGGGCGTCGGCGGCGTCGTGGTCTTCCTGCCGCAGATACTCCTTTTATTCTTATTCATCTCGCTGCTCGAAGACAGCGGCTATATGGCTCGGGCCGCTTTCCTACTCGACAAGCTGATGAGCCGCGTCGGTTTGCACGGCAAAGCATTTCTGCCGCTTTTTAGCAGTTTTGCCTGTGCCATCCCGGGCATCATGGCTACACGCACGATCGAAAGCCGGCGTGACCGTTTCGCCACGATCATGATCGCGCCATTCATGAGCTGTTCAGCTCGTTTGCCGGTTTACACGCTGATGATCGCAGCCTTTTTTGCGGGGCAGACGGTTTTCGGCTTTATTTCGGTCGGTGCGTTATTGATGCTGGCGATGTACGCTCTCGGTATTTTCGTCGCGATCATTGCGGCGTTTATTCTGAAACGAACACTCTTGATAGCGCCGCCGCCGCCGTTCCTGATGGAAATGCCGCCCTATCGTGTGCCAAATCTGCGGACCGTCATCCAAAACATGATCACACGAGCGTGGCTTTTCCTGAAACGTGCCGGCACTGTAATTCTGGCCATCTCGATCATTCTTTGGGCGTTAATGTACTTTCCGCGGAGCCCACAACCGGTTCCCGTCGCGGTCGCCGGCAACGAACAAGGAACAACCGTCGGCGATCAGCCGTTAACGAAGAACGAACCATTACCTGAAGGCGAACAGCTCAAACACAGCTTTGCCGGTAAGCTTGGCCACGTGATCGAGCCTGTGATCAGCCCGCTCGGTTTTGACTGGAAGATCGGCGTCGCACTTATCGCGAGTTTTGCGGCACGCGAGGTTCTTGTCTCGACGCTTAGCATCATCTACAACGTAGGGAAAGATGAGAACGAAGAATCAGAAACGCTCATTGCGGCCGTCCGTGACGCGAAACGGGAAGACGGGCGGCTCGCGTGGACGCCGCTAACGGCTCTGACGCTGATGGTATTTTTTGTGCTTGCGATGCAATGTATGTCAACACTGGCTGTAGTGCGCCGCGAAACGAATTCGTGGAGATGGCCGGCATTCATGCTCGCGTATATGACCGGGCTGGCGTACGCTGCCGCATTCGCAACGTATCAAGGCGGAAGGCTCTTGGGATTTGAATGA
- a CDS encoding ferrous iron transport protein A yields MTLTNLPVGEDARVISIKGQDTVTRRLMEMGVIPGVSVHMVKAAPFGDPIEIRVRGYSLAMRKNEADSIEVSI; encoded by the coding sequence ATGACGTTAACGAATTTGCCGGTCGGCGAAGATGCTCGTGTGATCTCTATTAAGGGACAGGATACCGTTACGAGGCGTTTGATGGAGATGGGAGTTATTCCCGGGGTTTCGGTGCACATGGTCAAGGCAGCTCCGTTCGGCGATCCGATCGAGATCCGCGTTCGCGGTTACAGCCTGGCAATGCGAAAGAACGAAGCAGATTCTATAGAGGTCAGCATTTAA